A window of Primulina huaijiensis isolate GDHJ02 chromosome 9, ASM1229523v2, whole genome shotgun sequence contains these coding sequences:
- the LOC140985197 gene encoding hydrophobic protein RCI2A-like, whose protein sequence is MADGTATFIDILVAILLPPLGVFLKFGCEVEFWLCLVLTLFGYIPGIIYAIYAITK, encoded by the exons ATGGCTGATGGAACCGCAACTTTCATCGACATTCTCGTCGCCATTCTCCTGCCTCCTCTGGGCGTCTTCCTCAAGTTCGGATGCGAG GTTGAGTTCTGGCTGTGTTTAGTGCTCACCCTCTTCGGGTACATCCCCGGGATCATCTACGCTATATATGCCATCACCAAGTAG